A single region of the Candidatus Polarisedimenticolia bacterium genome encodes:
- a CDS encoding ABC transporter permease: MHKLLMVIRREYLERIRTRSFWLGTLLFPLLMLGLVVLQIVLADVETAKELKVGFADATGKLGPELQAALTREEAEAAGPQTKRQGKGDEAGNEKTGREEKPTILLEILPLEGDLEQTRKRAEPRVLSGNLFGVLTAGTDLDSDSNFRFYTRSVGNIDALRTLRSALRQAVVAFRLEQSNVSLSPDLRLKILKPVEIDSFEIKAQGEAKKRGFMEAYMGTFAFVLILYMSLLLYGIAVMRGILEEKSNRVMEVLLGSVSTDQLMTGKIVGIGLVGLTQLAIYVATATFLRVYVGLASLQTGWTGALDAVSPANLGYFCVFFLLGYFLYTSMFAAVGAVCNSEQEAQNLQSPLVMCLVVPMVMTFFFVQNPDSPAAVVASLIPIFAPMVMFMRITILTPPLWQIALSILILLVTIYFFFRGVARVFRIGVLMYGKRPTVPEILRWARG, translated from the coding sequence ATGCATAAGCTGCTCATGGTGATCCGCCGCGAGTACCTGGAACGCATCCGCACCCGCTCGTTCTGGCTGGGGACCTTGCTGTTCCCGCTGCTCATGCTGGGGCTGGTGGTCCTGCAGATCGTCTTGGCGGACGTGGAAACCGCCAAAGAGCTCAAGGTGGGCTTCGCGGATGCTACCGGCAAGCTGGGTCCGGAGCTGCAAGCCGCTCTCACCAGGGAAGAGGCTGAAGCCGCCGGACCGCAGACGAAGCGGCAGGGCAAGGGCGATGAAGCCGGCAACGAAAAAACGGGCCGGGAGGAAAAGCCGACCATCCTGCTGGAGATACTGCCGTTAGAGGGAGACCTCGAGCAGACGCGCAAGCGGGCCGAGCCCCGGGTGCTGTCCGGCAATCTTTTTGGCGTCCTGACGGCCGGCACCGACCTCGATTCCGACTCGAACTTCCGCTTCTACACGCGCAGCGTGGGGAACATCGACGCCCTGAGGACCCTGCGCAGCGCGCTGCGGCAGGCGGTCGTGGCGTTCCGGCTGGAACAGAGCAACGTGAGCCTGTCCCCGGATCTGCGCCTGAAGATTCTGAAGCCGGTCGAGATCGACAGTTTCGAGATCAAGGCCCAGGGGGAGGCGAAGAAGCGCGGCTTCATGGAAGCCTACATGGGCACCTTCGCCTTCGTGCTGATCCTCTATATGTCGCTTCTGCTGTACGGCATCGCGGTGATGCGCGGGATCCTGGAGGAGAAATCGAACCGGGTGATGGAGGTCCTGCTGGGCTCCGTGTCGACCGACCAGCTGATGACCGGCAAGATCGTGGGGATCGGCCTGGTGGGCCTCACGCAGCTGGCCATCTATGTCGCCACGGCCACTTTCCTGCGCGTGTACGTGGGCCTCGCTTCCCTGCAGACCGGCTGGACCGGAGCGCTGGATGCCGTCTCGCCGGCCAACCTGGGCTATTTCTGCGTCTTCTTCCTGCTCGGCTATTTTCTCTACACCTCGATGTTCGCCGCCGTGGGGGCGGTTTGCAACTCGGAGCAGGAGGCCCAGAATCTCCAGAGCCCGCTGGTCATGTGCCTGGTCGTGCCGATGGTGATGACCTTCTTCTTCGTGCAGAATCCCGACTCGCCGGCGGCGGTCGTTGCCTCGCTGATTCCGATCTTCGCACCGATGGTCATGTTCATGCGGATCACGATCCTGACGCCTCCCTTGTGGCAGATTGCCCTGTCGATTCTGATCCTCCTGGTCACGATCTACTTCTTCTTCCGCGGCGTGGCGCGGGTGTTCCGCATCGGCGTCCTGATGTACGGCAAGCGTCCCACGGTTCCAGAGATTCTCCGCTGGGCGCGAGGCTGA
- a CDS encoding TonB-dependent receptor has translation MPGARARRSCILLAILLFVSPAVLHAQSTLGTLVGTVVDKNGEVLPGVTITLENPQLGFKQVGFVTGAQGEFRISGIPAGKGYLLGVRMPGSQVLQFTLEIPAGKTIRQNVTLLQAITEIVKVIDTTPAVEIDKPATVTKLSAEFIDNLPLLGTDYQDILTAAPGVQDSNGTGNPNINGGRDTDVMTLVDGASTTDPFDGHFGQNLNAESIGEIEIISAGAGAQFSRAQAGFISIVTKSGGNEFRGTFTFTMRSYLLDGDGAGIDPAEIRGGLGQTDSLSDTKFTNLYPFLSVSGPIVHDRAWYYFAPEFIQEETPINAGTQAYVQRLTDTRVTAKLTWQVTATNKLSLTGLYDGQDVNHQGVASNVALESGFSFQRGGPTLTLQDSAVFSPTVSLETTLARFDQTFRQIPTIDPDTNGNGILTVDDRPDLGGNQNGFVNLKEGDPGSDWDDDGRWDVFEDANHNGTLDGCTVDEITGARTCAEDRDRDGRLTGVFGCEGQNREDFNCNGKLDFEADLDEDGILDPEEDIGIQCSNPALCHDGMMPDSSGRSTAGNGRFDTEDHNANHILDDTPFPNWMDANGNGIPERGEFTAPASGDGRYTINTNTNRTSGPYFRTYSDSRTRDSWKEDLSYFLSDLGGTHELRAGFAVEREGYDAEFSARPIWQVRLGALNPTTGQIGGTINAFLPTRQEAANSASSENFGIYLNDTFKPLSNLTLNVGIRFDREAVSSHGYEFFDPAGQRREFDTLANLTGIESSGDLNADGMLTRSLDADPLYGSIVTTPADPLRVPVLNSHLSVAAAGRLTRHNFVSDILSTQLGGQGIADPGLLRAGRPRQPEDLTLTNNNLSPRLSLSWDPAADGKSKATVSWGRFYDRLFLQTVIGEEGPDFLTPYYGYDSDGINPFGFPDNQVGRVISQAPPSANQVDRGLRTPYSDELTLGYEREIAPEVTVSFTYIRRKFRDQLQDVDVNHSTRRPSEFFACGNLTPSGYCDEFGLNLVRPPQGNGGEAGNGPDERVPDGHPDLYINNYNFNQIFRLGNLNTQDYTGYQLHLVRRLSRKWQMDASYVYSRATGQAEGFNAESGDDPALTELRNGYLNFDQTHVAKFFATAFLPGDWRLGGGVTWSSGLPYSQVNRFTSADNVDFPQTRRVYGAHQVNSGLFFEEDRNAHRNPAAYTIDVRTEKQLVLGKMSAGAFFEIFNLLNTDDLRVFEIDDQSVSLQSVEQRQFGRRFQFGMRMNF, from the coding sequence ACAAGAACGGGGAGGTCCTGCCCGGAGTGACGATTACCCTGGAAAATCCGCAGCTCGGCTTCAAGCAAGTCGGCTTCGTCACCGGCGCCCAGGGAGAATTCCGCATTTCTGGAATCCCCGCCGGCAAGGGGTATCTGCTGGGCGTCCGGATGCCCGGTTCTCAGGTCCTCCAGTTCACCCTCGAGATCCCGGCTGGAAAGACCATCCGCCAGAACGTCACGCTGCTTCAGGCCATCACCGAGATCGTCAAGGTCATCGACACGACGCCGGCCGTCGAGATTGACAAGCCCGCGACCGTGACGAAGCTGAGCGCGGAATTCATCGACAACCTGCCCTTGTTGGGCACCGACTACCAGGACATCCTGACGGCGGCCCCCGGGGTCCAGGACAGCAACGGGACCGGCAACCCGAACATCAACGGGGGACGGGACACCGACGTCATGACCCTGGTGGACGGAGCCAGCACCACCGATCCGTTCGACGGCCACTTCGGCCAGAACCTCAACGCCGAGTCGATCGGGGAGATCGAGATCATCAGCGCCGGGGCCGGAGCCCAGTTCAGCCGCGCGCAGGCGGGATTCATCAGCATCGTGACGAAATCGGGAGGCAACGAGTTCCGCGGCACCTTCACTTTCACGATGCGCTCCTACCTCCTGGACGGCGACGGCGCCGGCATCGACCCGGCCGAGATCCGCGGCGGCCTCGGACAGACCGACTCGTTGAGCGACACCAAGTTCACCAATCTCTATCCCTTCCTGTCGGTGTCGGGGCCCATCGTGCACGACCGCGCCTGGTACTACTTCGCCCCGGAGTTCATCCAGGAGGAGACGCCGATCAACGCCGGCACGCAGGCCTACGTCCAGCGCCTCACCGATACGCGTGTCACCGCCAAGCTGACCTGGCAGGTCACCGCGACCAACAAGCTCTCGCTGACGGGCCTGTACGACGGCCAGGACGTCAACCACCAGGGGGTCGCCTCGAACGTCGCGCTGGAATCGGGGTTCTCCTTCCAGCGCGGCGGCCCGACCCTCACGCTGCAGGACTCGGCGGTCTTCTCACCCACGGTCTCGCTGGAAACGACGCTGGCGCGCTTCGATCAGACTTTCCGCCAGATCCCCACCATCGATCCCGACACCAACGGCAACGGCATCCTCACGGTGGACGACCGTCCCGATCTCGGCGGGAACCAGAACGGCTTCGTGAATCTCAAGGAAGGGGATCCCGGGTCCGACTGGGACGACGACGGGAGATGGGATGTCTTCGAGGACGCCAACCACAACGGCACGCTGGACGGCTGCACCGTGGATGAGATCACCGGGGCCAGGACCTGCGCCGAGGACCGCGACCGGGACGGCCGGCTGACCGGCGTCTTCGGCTGCGAGGGGCAGAACCGCGAAGACTTCAACTGCAACGGCAAGCTCGACTTCGAGGCCGATCTCGACGAGGACGGCATCCTCGATCCCGAGGAAGATATCGGCATTCAGTGCAGCAATCCCGCGCTGTGCCACGACGGCATGATGCCCGATTCGTCCGGGAGGTCCACCGCCGGCAACGGCCGGTTCGACACGGAAGACCACAACGCCAACCACATTCTCGACGACACTCCTTTTCCCAATTGGATGGACGCCAACGGGAACGGCATCCCCGAGCGGGGCGAGTTCACCGCGCCGGCATCCGGGGACGGGCGCTACACCATCAATACCAACACCAACCGCACCAGCGGGCCGTATTTCCGCACCTATTCCGATTCGCGCACGCGGGACAGCTGGAAGGAAGACCTGTCTTACTTCCTGAGCGATCTCGGAGGGACGCACGAGCTGCGGGCCGGCTTCGCGGTGGAGCGGGAAGGCTATGACGCCGAGTTCAGCGCGCGGCCGATCTGGCAGGTCCGGCTGGGCGCCCTCAACCCGACCACGGGCCAGATCGGCGGGACCATCAATGCCTTCCTCCCCACCCGGCAGGAGGCCGCCAACTCGGCCAGCAGCGAGAACTTCGGGATCTATCTCAACGACACTTTCAAGCCTCTTTCCAATCTCACCCTGAACGTGGGTATCCGCTTCGACCGTGAAGCGGTCTCCTCGCACGGCTATGAGTTCTTCGATCCGGCCGGCCAGAGGCGGGAGTTCGACACGCTCGCGAATCTCACCGGAATCGAGAGCAGCGGGGACCTCAACGCCGACGGCATGCTGACCCGCAGCCTCGATGCCGACCCACTGTACGGCTCGATCGTGACCACGCCGGCCGACCCGCTGCGCGTCCCGGTCCTCAACTCCCATCTGAGCGTCGCGGCGGCCGGCCGATTGACGCGCCACAACTTCGTGAGCGACATCCTGAGCACGCAGCTCGGTGGCCAGGGGATCGCCGACCCTGGGCTGCTGCGCGCCGGCCGGCCCCGTCAGCCGGAGGATCTCACTCTAACGAACAACAACCTGTCCCCGCGCCTGAGCCTGTCCTGGGACCCTGCCGCCGACGGCAAGAGCAAAGCCACCGTCAGCTGGGGACGCTTCTACGACCGGCTCTTCCTGCAGACGGTCATCGGAGAGGAAGGACCCGATTTCCTCACTCCTTACTACGGCTACGACTCCGACGGCATCAACCCGTTCGGCTTTCCCGACAACCAGGTGGGCCGCGTCATCTCGCAGGCGCCCCCCTCGGCGAACCAGGTGGACCGTGGACTGCGCACCCCCTACAGCGACGAGCTGACCCTCGGTTACGAGCGCGAGATTGCCCCGGAGGTGACGGTGTCGTTCACTTACATCCGGCGCAAGTTCCGCGACCAGCTGCAAGACGTCGACGTGAACCACTCCACGCGCCGGCCGTCGGAGTTCTTCGCCTGCGGCAACCTGACCCCTTCAGGATACTGCGACGAGTTCGGGCTCAACCTGGTCCGACCACCCCAGGGCAACGGCGGGGAGGCGGGCAACGGACCGGACGAGCGGGTGCCCGACGGGCATCCCGATCTCTACATCAACAACTACAATTTCAACCAGATCTTCCGGCTTGGGAACCTCAACACCCAGGACTACACCGGCTACCAGCTGCATCTCGTCCGCCGGCTCAGCCGCAAGTGGCAGATGGACGCCAGCTACGTCTATTCGCGGGCCACGGGCCAGGCCGAAGGCTTCAACGCGGAGAGCGGGGACGATCCGGCGCTGACGGAGCTGCGCAACGGATACTTGAACTTCGATCAGACCCATGTGGCGAAGTTCTTCGCCACCGCCTTCCTGCCCGGGGACTGGCGGCTGGGCGGCGGGGTGACCTGGTCCTCGGGACTCCCCTACTCCCAGGTGAACCGGTTCACTTCCGCGGACAACGTCGATTTCCCGCAGACGCGCCGGGTTTACGGAGCGCACCAGGTCAACTCGGGACTGTTCTTCGAGGAGGACCGCAACGCCCACCGGAACCCGGCGGCCTACACGATCGACGTGCGCACCGAGAAGCAGCTGGTCCTGGGCAAGATGTCGGCCGGCGCCTTCTTCGAGATCTTCAACCTGCTGAACACCGACGACCTGCGCGTCTTCGAGATCGACGATCAGTCCGTCAGCCTGCAGTCGGTCGAGCAGCGGCAATTCGGCAGGCGCTTCCAGTTCGGCATGCGTATGAACTTCTGA
- a CDS encoding HAD-IA family hydrolase — MIKPFDVVTFDCYGTLIDWEAGITGAFASVGCAAPAGALLEEYGRVEAAIESQGYLPYRQVLKEASHRVLETLGEKPPAGREDFLPESLPGWKPFDDTNAALLRLSKAGYRLGILSNVDDDLLAATCRHFSVRFDIIITAQQLSSYKPAPPHFLAAGERLQGQRWLHAAQSYFHDVTPCRSLRIPVAWINRRRQSLPPGGVSPDLLFPDLTALAEHLAT; from the coding sequence ATGATCAAACCATTCGATGTCGTAACCTTCGATTGCTACGGCACGCTGATCGATTGGGAGGCCGGGATTACCGGCGCCTTCGCTTCTGTCGGCTGCGCGGCTCCCGCCGGAGCGCTGCTGGAGGAATACGGCCGCGTCGAGGCCGCCATCGAGTCGCAGGGATACCTACCCTATCGCCAGGTTTTGAAGGAAGCTTCACACCGGGTGCTGGAAACGCTCGGAGAAAAGCCTCCGGCCGGGCGCGAGGACTTCCTGCCGGAGAGCCTTCCCGGCTGGAAGCCCTTCGACGACACGAATGCCGCTCTGCTCCGTCTCTCGAAGGCCGGGTACCGCCTCGGGATCCTGTCGAACGTCGACGACGATCTCCTCGCCGCCACCTGCCGCCATTTCTCGGTCCGCTTCGATATCATCATCACCGCACAGCAGCTCAGCTCCTACAAGCCGGCCCCTCCCCATTTCCTCGCGGCAGGCGAGCGTCTTCAGGGACAGCGGTGGCTGCACGCGGCGCAGAGCTATTTTCACGATGTAACTCCCTGCCGGTCTTTGAGAATACCTGTCGCCTGGATCAATCGTCGCCGCCAAAGCTTGCCGCCGGGCGGCGTCTCTCCCGACCTCCTTTTCCCCGATCTCACCGCCCTCGCCGAACATCTCGCCACTTGA
- a CDS encoding DUF3179 domain-containing (seleno)protein, translated as MFHPLARPGFVPAEQARFLDGADRVLGVALNGEAAAYPVRQMAYHHLVHDRVGGVDLVVTYUTLCHTGLVWESKLDGKPLHFHLSGINNQNFLMKDERTGSWWQQVSGKAIQGPMKGTQLAGVLHDEVTFAAWKREHPETRVLAPNPEFAPHYEPANWEEEVARFPVVTPHSPSEPLQSRDLIYGVVGPDGSSRAYPFALFADRVPLNDDFGGRSILIVPFEGAKSIRLFDREVEGKVLEFFAGTGEEEGKLVDSATGTIWDETGRGISGPLAGKLLTRRTGLVDYWFDWHTYHPDTDVYRAGLNR; from the coding sequence ATGTTCCACCCGCTGGCGCGGCCCGGATTCGTCCCCGCCGAACAGGCCCGGTTCCTCGACGGGGCCGACCGCGTTCTGGGCGTGGCGCTCAACGGCGAGGCGGCGGCCTATCCGGTACGCCAGATGGCCTACCATCACCTGGTGCACGATCGGGTCGGCGGCGTCGACCTGGTCGTGACCTATTGAACGCTCTGCCACACCGGTCTGGTGTGGGAGAGCAAACTGGACGGGAAGCCGCTGCATTTCCATCTCTCCGGGATCAACAACCAGAACTTCCTGATGAAGGACGAGCGCACCGGCTCCTGGTGGCAGCAGGTCTCGGGCAAGGCGATCCAGGGACCGATGAAAGGGACACAGCTCGCCGGCGTCCTGCACGATGAAGTCACCTTCGCCGCCTGGAAGCGCGAGCATCCGGAAACACGTGTCCTGGCTCCCAATCCCGAATTCGCGCCACACTACGAGCCCGCCAACTGGGAGGAGGAGGTCGCCCGCTTCCCGGTGGTCACGCCCCATTCCCCTTCGGAGCCGCTGCAGAGCCGCGATCTGATCTATGGGGTGGTGGGACCCGACGGCTCCTCCCGCGCCTATCCCTTCGCGCTGTTTGCGGACCGGGTGCCGTTGAACGATGATTTCGGCGGCCGGTCGATCCTGATCGTGCCCTTCGAAGGAGCGAAGTCGATCCGCCTCTTCGACCGCGAGGTGGAGGGGAAAGTCCTGGAGTTCTTCGCAGGCACCGGGGAGGAGGAAGGCAAGCTGGTGGATTCCGCCACCGGCACGATCTGGGACGAGACGGGCCGCGGGATTTCCGGCCCCCTGGCCGGCAAGCTCCTGACGCGCCGAACGGGACTGGTCGACTACTGGTTCGACTGGCACACCTATCATCCCGACACCGACGTCTATCGGGCAGGCCTCAACCGTTGA
- a CDS encoding FkbM family methyltransferase codes for MRLTLKGHLGHWARLAKEPAFLRHRLEIRRLERLPRYTPTVTSLLGKPFEIVDALTFLEMYGSIWEQQIYRFPAERPDPLVLDGGANVGLSVVFFKQAYPLARVVAFEPDPAIFAVLERNVRRWGLSNVELVPKALWIEAATLPFYAEGSDAGRIARPGDPAGNPVSTVRLSDYLDRRVDFLKLDIEQGETRLLEDCVGRLGNVDRLFVEHHGAASDPQELPRLLALLSGAGFRWALHAGNDSPQPFQGRKINMGNDVQVEVFAFRETPRLKIRTDIPV; via the coding sequence TTGAGACTCACGCTGAAAGGACATCTCGGACACTGGGCCCGCCTGGCGAAGGAGCCGGCCTTCCTGCGCCACCGCCTCGAGATCCGGCGGCTGGAGCGGCTCCCCCGCTACACCCCCACCGTTACGAGCCTCCTGGGAAAACCCTTCGAGATCGTCGACGCCCTCACCTTCCTCGAGATGTACGGCTCGATCTGGGAGCAGCAGATCTACCGCTTTCCGGCGGAGCGTCCCGACCCGCTGGTCCTGGACGGCGGCGCCAACGTGGGACTGAGCGTTGTCTTCTTCAAGCAGGCCTACCCGCTCGCCCGCGTCGTGGCCTTCGAGCCCGACCCGGCGATCTTCGCCGTGCTGGAGCGCAACGTCCGCCGCTGGGGCTTGAGCAACGTGGAGCTGGTCCCCAAAGCGCTCTGGATCGAGGCCGCGACGCTCCCCTTCTATGCCGAAGGCAGCGACGCCGGCCGGATCGCGCGGCCGGGCGACCCCGCCGGCAATCCGGTCTCCACCGTGCGGCTGAGCGATTACCTGGATCGCCGCGTCGACTTTCTCAAGCTCGACATCGAGCAGGGGGAAACGCGCCTCCTGGAGGATTGCGTGGGGAGGCTGGGAAACGTGGATCGTCTGTTCGTCGAGCACCATGGGGCCGCCTCGGACCCCCAGGAGCTACCACGTTTGCTTGCTTTGCTCTCGGGGGCCGGCTTCCGCTGGGCGCTGCACGCCGGCAATGATTCGCCGCAACCCTTCCAGGGCCGCAAGATCAACATGGGTAATGACGTGCAGGTGGAGGTGTTCGCCTTCCGTGAAACCCCGCGCTTGAAAATCCGTACTGACATTCCGGTATAA
- a CDS encoding DUF1579 domain-containing protein has product MRWTREGGRRMIFAGMLAAAMVLSAMALAAEKPASTKSAAPAVPPEMQQMMDMMEKMGAPGPQHAELMKQAGQWKTVSKMWMGPGDPMMSEGTTVSKPTLGGRFLMDQFKGTFMNKPFEGMGFTGYDNQHKEYVGVWFDTMGTGAIVSHGSMDASGKVLTMTADMEDPTTGTKAPVKMVTTFVDANSHRFEMFENHDGQEVKTMEITYTRMK; this is encoded by the coding sequence ATGAGATGGACCCGTGAAGGTGGACGGCGGATGATCTTCGCCGGGATGCTGGCGGCGGCCATGGTTCTTTCCGCGATGGCGCTGGCGGCGGAAAAGCCGGCCAGCACCAAGTCTGCGGCCCCCGCCGTGCCGCCCGAGATGCAGCAGATGATGGACATGATGGAGAAGATGGGCGCCCCGGGCCCGCAGCATGCGGAGCTGATGAAGCAGGCCGGCCAGTGGAAGACCGTCTCAAAGATGTGGATGGGCCCCGGTGATCCGATGATGAGCGAGGGGACTACCGTCAGCAAGCCGACCCTGGGCGGCCGGTTCCTGATGGACCAGTTCAAGGGTACCTTCATGAACAAGCCCTTCGAAGGGATGGGCTTCACCGGTTATGACAACCAGCACAAGGAATACGTCGGCGTCTGGTTCGACACCATGGGCACGGGAGCGATAGTTTCACATGGCTCGATGGACGCGTCGGGCAAGGTGCTGACGATGACCGCCGACATGGAGGATCCCACCACCGGAACGAAGGCCCCGGTGAAAATGGTGACCACCTTCGTGGACGCCAACTCGCACCGCTTCGAGATGTTCGAGAACCACGACGGGCAGGAAGTAAAGACGATGGAGATTACCTACACCCGGATGAAATAG
- a CDS encoding ATP-binding cassette domain-containing protein produces the protein MDVAVSLQNLVKTFGTHRAVDGVSLDIPKGIIFGLIGPNGAGKTTTIRMILDILRPDSGEVRIMGQPAGDKANDRIGYLPEERGLYRKTKVLDMLEYLGALRGGSPSEARQEASGWLDRMQLADWKTHKVEDLSKGMQQKIQLIGAILRKPELLILDEPFSGLDPVNQDMFKDLMLDLNRGGATIIFSTHQMETAEKLCKEIALINRGRLVLQGPLGQVKARFGKNSVLVEFDGDGTFLTGLPGVARVDDYGRYQEIRLTDGADPQSLLRAAVGRVTLRRFEIVEPTLHNIFLEQVGGRTADA, from the coding sequence ATGGACGTTGCGGTCTCCCTCCAGAACCTCGTCAAGACCTTCGGGACCCACCGGGCGGTCGACGGCGTCAGCCTGGACATCCCGAAGGGGATCATCTTCGGGCTGATCGGCCCCAACGGGGCCGGCAAGACCACCACCATCCGTATGATCCTCGACATTTTGAGGCCCGATTCCGGGGAGGTCCGGATCATGGGCCAGCCGGCCGGCGACAAGGCGAACGATCGCATCGGCTACCTCCCCGAGGAGCGCGGGCTCTATCGCAAGACGAAGGTCCTCGACATGCTGGAATACCTGGGCGCGCTGCGCGGCGGCTCCCCTTCCGAGGCGCGCCAGGAAGCCTCCGGCTGGCTCGACCGGATGCAGCTCGCCGACTGGAAGACGCACAAGGTGGAGGACCTCTCCAAGGGGATGCAGCAGAAGATCCAGCTCATTGGGGCGATCCTGCGCAAGCCGGAGCTGCTCATCCTGGACGAGCCCTTCTCCGGCCTCGACCCGGTCAATCAGGACATGTTCAAGGATCTGATGCTGGATCTGAACCGCGGCGGGGCGACGATCATCTTCTCCACCCACCAGATGGAGACCGCCGAGAAGCTTTGCAAGGAGATTGCCCTGATCAACCGTGGCCGGCTCGTCCTGCAGGGTCCGCTGGGGCAGGTGAAGGCGCGCTTCGGCAAGAACTCGGTCCTGGTCGAGTTCGACGGCGACGGGACTTTCCTGACGGGGCTGCCGGGCGTCGCCCGCGTCGACGACTACGGCCGCTACCAGGAGATTCGCCTGACCGACGGCGCCGATCCGCAGTCGCTCCTGCGCGCCGCCGTCGGGCGCGTCACGCTGCGCCGCTTCGAGATCGTCGAGCCGACCCTGCACAACATCTTCCTCGAGCAGGTGGGAGGCAGGACCGCCGATGCATAA